ATCAATAAATTGAGTTCGTATAAGATGCGGATTTATAATTCTTTTATAGATAGTATTGGAGGAACGGCACACACCAATCTTTTCATTTACCATTGTGAAGAAGAACTTTTCCTTAACCTTCTGGAAAAAAATAGAAACGCATACGATTACTATGTAATCATGCCTCATTTTAAAACCGAAAAATTAAAACATACCAGTTACACCCCTGAAGTAATTAAGGCTATTGATCAAATTCCAAAGGAGAAATTGATTATAATGGACAACCCTGTGTCTGAAATAAAGGGTAATTATATTGAGACTTATCAGGATTTTGAGAATGATATTTATAATGCACTTAAGGAAGGTTTTGGTAAAATATCAAAATACGAAAAACTGATCATTACGTACCCGGAAGAATCGGTTTATCCTTATCCCAAGCGAATTTTACATGGATTCAGGAAGTTTTGCAGCGAGTATAATATAGATTTTGAAGTTCTAGACGAAATCTATGATGATATGATTTTGAAAAAAGGCGATCTGTTTATAACCATAAGCGAGTCTGATTTGGTAAATCTTGTCAATCAGATTCGTAATCAAGAATTTGAATTAGGGGATGATATTGGTGTTATATCCTATAATGATACCCCTTTAAAACAACTGTTGGGAATTACATGCATTTCTACAGATTTTCAAGTGATGGGTGAAACAGCGGCCCGCATGATTATGGATAAGAAAAAAGGGAAAGTAAAAAACCCATTTCATTTTATAGATAGGGATTCTATTTAAACTAAACAGTTTTCCGACAGAGCCAGTTTATTTTAATTGAACATATTTGAGGGAGTTATACGTATCTCCATAGCGTATAAAGTTCAAATTGCTGATATAAGTATTTTATCAGATATTCTAAAATATCTTCAATAATCAA
This genomic interval from Zobellia roscoffensis contains the following:
- a CDS encoding GntR family transcriptional regulator, which codes for MNIFNFIKINESSRVPKYRQIVDSIIYNISAGNLKMDDKIPSINRFSEEYLLSRDTVEKAYSILRERKVIISIRGKGYYIARTKLISKVNILFLINKLSSYKMRIYNSFIDSIGGTAHTNLFIYHCEEELFLNLLEKNRNAYDYYVIMPHFKTEKLKHTSYTPEVIKAIDQIPKEKLIIMDNPVSEIKGNYIETYQDFENDIYNALKEGFGKISKYEKLIITYPEESVYPYPKRILHGFRKFCSEYNIDFEVLDEIYDDMILKKGDLFITISESDLVNLVNQIRNQEFELGDDIGVISYNDTPLKQLLGITCISTDFQVMGETAARMIMDKKKGKVKNPFHFIDRDSI